In Candidatus Nealsonbacteria bacterium, the DNA window CCGTTCTTTGTTATATTATTTAATTCAGTTTACAAATAAATATTTTCAGAAAGTTATACTAAACTTTTTTGAATTCCGTCGAAATTTCCATCCCATCCCGATTGCATCGGGATTTTAATTTGACAGAAGAAACAATTTACGATAAATTATATTTTGCCAGGGAGAGGTTTTTAAGGAGATAGTTGTTTGCCTTCGTTATTTATATCCCCCTCCTCTCTGGCGGAATTTAAAGGAGGTCTTTAAAAATGAAAAAAGATGATCAAGAAATATTGAGAGACATAGAAGATCTATGCAGGCTTGAAGGAATAATATCTAATTTAATAAAATCAAAGAATACATTGCGTTTGATGAGTAACACAAGAATTGACATAGTAGCAAACTGGTTAAAAACACACAGCGATGAAGAGATAAAAGATCTTTTATCTAATGAGTGGAAAATAATGGAAGAAATTCTAGGGGTAGCCAAGCAGTTCTCTGATCTTAAAAAACTGGAAACTATAACACAGGACTTATTATCAAACATACCCGAAATGGATCAAAAAACAGTAAACAAGATAAAAAAAATACTTGATAAAAAAGATCAGGTTAAAAGCAGAAAATAAAAATCTGCCTTTTTTTATTTTAAATCTCCATCCCAAAATCGCCTCATCAGCGGTTTTTTAGCTTGACGAAAAATATAATAAAAGATATATTATATTTTACCAGAGAGAGGTTTTGCAGGAAAAATCTTTTTTTCCTCCATATTATCCTCCTCTCTCCTGGTAAAATTAAAAGGAGGTTTAGAAGTTGGAGAAAATGCAATTGAAAAGTGCGCAACTTGAAAAAGTAAGAAAAGCCTTAGAGCCAGTATTTCAAGAATCTCTTTTGATTGGTTCCGGTTCGGGAACGAATAGGAAGCCAAATGATGGACTTTCTCTGAGTAATCCCTATTTTGAAGGACCTAACATAGTAATTGCAGACGAAAGAGGTCTCGTGGTGATATCTCAACGCAAAGATGGTGTATTTGAAGTCCAGGATTTTGTTCAAATACTTGTCTACCACAGATTCAATGAGACAAAAATCCCGGATCATACTCAGTTAGGAGAAAAGGTTATAAAGACAATGGAAAGACTAGCAGAAGATGATGAAATTTTTTTCAACACACTTACCCGTTAAAGAGTCTAAATTGAGACTCTTTTTTATTTACTCCGCTAAGCGGCGGTTGACAAACCGGTTATTCAGAGTAAAAATAATAAAGGAGGTAAATTATGGTTAAATTATTAAAAATAGCTGAGTTAGGAGAAGAAGTATTGTTCCGAAAAGCAAAGCCAGTGAAAGACGTGAATGATCTTGAAATTCAGGAATTGATCGATGATATGATCGCTACGCTGAAACACGATAATGGAGTGGGATTAGCTGCTCCCCAAGTTTTTCAGTCCTTAAGGATTATCATTGTTTGGTCATATCCAAATCCAAGATACCCGGACGCGCCCGAATTTGGTCCCATTGCGATAATAAATCCAGAAATTACTGTTCTTTCAGAAGAAAAAGAAAAAGGATGGGAAGGTTGTTTGAGTATCCCAGGGATTAGAGGCCAGGTTTCTCGTTACAAATCAATAAAGGTAAACTTTATAACTAGAAAAGGAGCCAGACAGGAAGCGACTTTTAATGGTTTTGTGGCCAGAATTATTCAACACGAAGAAGATCATTTAAATGGTAAATTATGCTTTTTAAATGTGAATGAAGACATAAAAGACCTTGCAACTGATAAAATCTGGCAAAAACAGATGACTGAAAAATGGCAAAAAGAAAAAAGCAAGAAATAAATAAATTTATAATATGCTCAAAACTTTAATAGTTTTCGAGCTTTTTTATTTCAGAAATTTCCCATCCCAAAATCGCCTAAAGAGCGATTTTTTGGTTTGACAGTAAAGATAATATTATTAAGATAAGTTTAGTTCCTTACAATTGAATAAGGGAACGAAAAGGACGAGTGGTAAAAATGAAAAAAGAAGAATTTGTTGGAATAGCTGAAATGTTCATAGAATCATGTGAAGATGATGGTGTAAAAGAATTTTCTACTAAGATTAAAAGCCCGAGAGGAAATGAATGGAAAATATTAGTAACTCGGTACTAGAGGAGGTGGAAAATGCAACTCATAAAAGATGATATAAAAACCTATCATATATGTGATTACTGTGGTACATTATTCCCATTAAACGCAGAAGGTAATTTATGTTCAGTATGTGAAATTGGTCATACATCTAAGACAATAACCGTTATCAACTTAGACAAACTCCAGCAAGTCGTAGAGTTCTATGAGAAATATAAATATACATATTCAGATGAAGAATCTGTTTCTGAATGTCTTAATAAATTAAAAACAGAACAACCCAAGGTATTTGAAAAATGGAAGAAAGAAACAGATTATAATGATTCAATGATGAGCTTTAATGATTGGTTCTTCAACTACTGTTTCAAGGATGGATTCAAATAAATTAGCTCACTTTGTGAGCTTCTTTTTTACTAAAGAATTAGCCGCTTTTTAATAAAGCGGCTTTTGGTTTGACAAATTGGTGAGTTGTTATAAGCTATGGAAGGAGGTATTTGGAAATGAGTCCATCAAATAGTTCGTTAATAAAATATTTAATTGGAGTGGCTTTGATATCAGCTGTCATAATAATGCTTATGCCGAAAAGACCAGAAACAAACGATCTAACAGTTATAATAATGGATATGGCAGAAAGAGGTCTTATTCTTTTGATCGCTGGGATAGGATTTTATTTTGCAAGAAAATCAGCAAAAGAATTCGCCCGAAAAGAATACGAAAATAAACCATTTGAGTTTGAATCTCTAGAATTGTGGAAGCCATATACAGTGCTTGCAATGGCAAGATTAAAATCATACACTCTTTTTAATTTAGGGCCTGTGCATAAAAAACCAGAAGACATAGATTTTACAGAGAAAGTTATCTACATTAGGGTGTGGAACGAACATCTACCTAAAAACATAGAACAGGGTAGTATTATATGCCGGGAAAAGTACGACAAGATTTGCATTCACAAGGAGAATACCCAAGAAAATTAAAAAATGTCCACCTGCTTAGCTTTTTTTAAAGTTTTGCAGGTTTTTTTATTTTAGAAAATAGGGGATTGGGCGGAAGTGAGCTTGCCGAAAGGCTCGTCCTGAGTCCGTCGAAGGATTTGAATTTTTTAGGAAATAAAAAACTGGTTTTGAAACCAGTTTAAGATTTTTTTGTATAGATTATTAAAAAGCTTACGAAAACAGCGAAACTGTTCAGCATTGCATGCAATATCATTGCGGCAAGAAGAGAATTCGTCAAAATTACTAGTATCCCCAAAAGAATACCTAAAAATGCAGTTACAATTATTGTTTTAATTATACGTATTCTATTGGGAAGTATCTTCCATCTGTTCTTGTCTATTATTATTCCATGAGGCACTCCAAAGATAATTCCGCTCCAAAATAGCACCATTAGTAAGCTAGTTAGAGAAAGCCCCTTGAAAAACCAGAAAATTGGACCTCTGAAAAAAAGTTCTTCTAAAAGAGGAGCTAAAATTATTACTTCAAGTACATGAAGAACAGTGAAATTAGACTTTATTTTTTCCTCTCCTTTTGCACCACATTTATCAGCGATAATGCCAATAAAAATATTTATTCCTACTCCTGCTATAAAGAAAAGCACTATTAACCGCCAAATTTCAATCGTTAATGGGCCAAACCAAGTTTCAATCAATTTTTAACCCTCCACTAAACTATTTGATACTATAAAAAAAATATTATTTAGTCAACTTTAAGCGGGTAAATTTTTATTGACAAATAAGTTGTTTAAGATAAAAAGATAGAGGAGGTAAATTATGGAAGAAGGATGGGTCAAATGGGATATACCTATTTACGGCTCTACCGTTAAATGTTATATTCCTAAGTTGACCAAAGAAGAAAATAAAGTTATTTTCGAATGGTTAATGGAAAAGTTTATAGACAGAAAAGGTTATAGAAGGGACGACGACATAATTTCTTTTAATTGTTCAGGAGCCGGAAGCAGAGTAAATGAATTGGCTACGCAAGTAAAGAATATGTTTGAAGGATTTATTTTGTGTCGTTCCCTTTATAAATAATTTTTTTGAAATAATTTTCTAAATGCGGTGGCATAAAAATATTATCACCGCTTTTTTATTTTTTCGCTCAGCGGGATTTGACAAATAATCAGTTTAGGGTAAAAAGATGAAGGAGGCTAAAAAATGGAAGAAGATTTATGTGACAGTTGCGGGAATTTTGATTGGGACTGCGATTGTTGCAGTAAAGGACATGACGAAGAAATAATCCAAAATCTTAGTAAAGGTGGAATAAAAAATTGCGTAGATTATTTTAAAGTAAAAAAACATAAATTTTATTTAAAAGGTTATATTATTAAATAGAGGTAAAATTTAAACCTCTTTTTTTATTCGGGCAATCTATGAACGAGGAATTAGTGTTTTTGTTTGACAAAATTATTATAAAATATAAACATTAGATAAGGAGGAAATCAAGAATGGTACAAGCATATATTTGGCCGGTGATTGGAATTGTCTTAGTACTAGGAATAATTTATACGGTAGCAGGAATATACATGCGTTTGAATAAGAAAAAAAAGATTTTAACCACCATAGCACTTTTTATCACAGGAATATCGCTCATCATTATATCCGTAGTAACAATCCTGATATCTATTTAAAAATAATATACGCACCGAAAGTCAAATGACAATTAGGTGCTTTTTTTATTCGGGCAATCTATGAATGGGGAGTTATTTTTGATAGAATAAGATTAGTAAATTAAAAAAATAACAAAGGCGAAATGAATGACAATGTTTATTAAAATCGGGCATTTTCCAACAATAGTTATACCTCTGAAAAACGGTATATATGTTTATAGCTTTAGAAAAGCATATTGGGATAAAAAAGAGCTTGATTATTTGCGTAAATGGAAAGAAGAATGGGGAAGAGGAAACAATTTTTAATCATTGAGGCGAACACGCCTCTTTTTTATTTGAAAAATTTTATTATTGACTTTTTTCTATCAAAGTATAAATTTACAAAAGAGGGAAAATAGTTCTTTCCCAAGGAGGATATAAAAATGGTACTTAACCCAATAACAAAAAGGGTAGAAAAAGATCCGGTAAAGTTTACCAAAGGAAAGCATACGGTCAGCATTCAGTCGTATCATAGCGGATTTGTGGCTTATCTTCCGCATCCGGGTTGCGGGCTTTGCGGTGGAGATCTCCGGGGATTGGGAGTTGCTTTAATTGAAGCAGCTACTCGCGTTGATTATTTAAACAGACTACACGAAGATGGAAAGATGAAAAGCATTGATTTTCCTGGAGAGGAAATTCCCGTTAAATCCATATAGCTACGAGATATTAAAAATAACAGGTCAAAAGATAAATTTTTTGCACCTGTTTTTTATTTGAAAAACTACTTAGAGAAGCGGTTTTTTTGACAAATGAATTTTTTATGATAGGCTTTTTTTAGGAGGGTTAGCTCATGAAAATTAAATATGAATGCGAGGTGTGTGGTTTACAATCCGACAATAAAGAAGAGATTGAAAAACACGAAGCCCAAGGAAGGCCGGCTACCAAGTTTTCGCCTAAAGAAAAAGTGGAATTTTTGCGCCGGGGACTAAATGAAGAAATGATATGGGCAAAAGGAATAATACTAAGAATAGATTTTATGAAAAATCATCTTTACACTTATACCGTTGTAACTGACCACGAAGAAAAATTAATTTCTCACGATATGAATTTGTATCGTATGTTTCCCGAGCAACGAGGATATGAAGAGCATCAAAGCACCGCAGCACAAATCATGGTTTTTGAAGAAAACATCCGTCCCAGAGGAGTCTGAATATTCAGACTCTTTTTTATTGACAAATCGATGAGTTGGAGTAAAAAGATGAAGGAGGTTGAAAAAGTGGAAAGTTTAAAAATTAAAAATCCCGCAATGGGAGCAAAGATATTATTTGATATGGGCAGAGCAGATCAATTAGAAAAAGGGATGTTAATCGATGAAATTCTCGCTCTATTTATTCAGTCAAAGCTTAAAGAAGAAATAAAAAATACAATACAGGAATTACACGAAAAAGGACTTATTCGCTTTAGATCCGGGAATATTATTCTTACGTCGGAAGGCTATGATCTGATACAAGAAGAACAAAGAAAAGCAGACGAAGAAATGAAAAGACGTACAAAAAAGATTGGATTGAGCGTTAGCCGTTGCGTAGCAGATATTTGCATGGGCAATGTAAAAATTGAAGATGTATCAAAGATTATCGGCGGAACAGCATGCAAAGATGAAGAAGATTGGAACGGAGCAATTGACCTGTATAAAAGAAGTATCTGGAGCGAGTTTCCGGAAAAAGCCGAAGAAGCAATCAGAAAAATGATTGCCGAAAAACGAATTGAACAGCCAAGATTAGAAAGAAAACCGCATCCTAATATTAAATATGGGATTTGGGTTACAGACGAAAAAGAAATTCTTTGGAAGCCTTAAAAGAAAAATAATATATTGTCCGTTCGTATATTCAATGAACGGGCTTTTTTTATTTACCCCGCCAAGCGGGGTTTGAAAAATTTTCAAAATAGCGGTAAAGTAAGGGAAAATTATGCAAAAAGAAGCTAAGGAAAAAATTAAAAATCTTAAATCTTTAGTTAATTTCAAAAATGAGCTTAAGGAAACTCGTACACTTATACATGCTCTTGAAACGCAGGTTATTGCAACTAAAGAATTCTTGAAAGTTACTAAGGCAAAAGAGAAGCCTGGATATGAAAAATTTCAGAAATTTTTAGAAATTACCGACAAGCAA includes these proteins:
- the def gene encoding peptide deformylase; protein product: MVKLLKIAELGEEVLFRKAKPVKDVNDLEIQELIDDMIATLKHDNGVGLAAPQVFQSLRIIIVWSYPNPRYPDAPEFGPIAIINPEITVLSEEKEKGWEGCLSIPGIRGQVSRYKSIKVNFITRKGARQEATFNGFVARIIQHEEDHLNGKLCFLNVNEDIKDLATDKIWQKQMTEKWQKEKSKK
- a CDS encoding CPBP family intramembrane metalloprotease — protein: MIETWFGPLTIEIWRLIVLFFIAGVGINIFIGIIADKCGAKGEEKIKSNFTVLHVLEVIILAPLLEELFFRGPIFWFFKGLSLTSLLMVLFWSGIIFGVPHGIIIDKNRWKILPNRIRIIKTIIVTAFLGILLGILVILTNSLLAAMILHAMLNSFAVFVSFLIIYTKKS